A genome region from Populus alba chromosome 3, ASM523922v2, whole genome shotgun sequence includes the following:
- the LOC118054429 gene encoding auxin response factor 2B isoform X2 — MINGSNSVDINRNGIASRGWSFPVACEGSEDALYKELWHACAGPVVTVPRQGELVYYFPQGHIEQVEASTNQVADDQQMPAYNLSPKILCRVVNVQLKAELDTDEVFAQVILLPETQQDVELVEEEDLPPLPARPRVHSFCKMLTASDTSTHGGFSVLKRHADECLPPLDMSLQPPVQELAAKDLHGNEWRFRHIFRGQPRRHLLQSGWSLFVSAKKLVAGDAFIFLRGETEELRVGVRRALRQPSKIPSSVISSHSMHIGILATAWHAVSTGSMFTVYYKPRTSPAEFIIPVDKYMESVKINYAIGMRFKMRFEADDAPEQRFSGTVIGVEEADPKKWPRSNWRCLKVHWDETSPVHRPDRVSPWKVEPALAPSMDPVSGCRLKRHRPNTVTSSADSSALTKKDNGPSRHMQHQEILTLRNTPTGKNYSDNSHNPPWVLSQGTGTLLKSYESSRPFFGLYSDDVDQPSKLTSDEKSMFNWHSAPMMYTGHPFNILASSMEAQAAKDKDTQQQHGSRFLPFPYADSSPHPSRSKPQHLPFQQCNERTAKDDNYKLFGVSLFGNSKALEPATIHRHSADKPQHQINVASDHLQLLGSDRYLEQLKHPKNARCEEQENIFQASSLYSKDVQGKPEGGSARRCVKVHKQGTAVGRSLDLAKFNGYNELTAELDQIFEFNGELVAPNKDWLIVFTDDEGDMMLVGDDPWQEFCSMVRRIFIYTREEINRMEPRSLNLEAEGNSRSTDQMVDLENRISKHLPAVSPSECQGLCYMTGSKVMRPER, encoded by the exons ATGATTAACGGAAGTAATTCTGTGGATATTAACCGCAATGGAATTGCGAGCAGGGGCTGGAGTTTTCCGGTGGCTTGCGAAG GATCAGAAGATGCACTGTACAAGGAGCTATGGCACGCTTGTGCAGGTCCGGTAGTGACAGTGCCTCGCCAGGGAGAGCTTGTTTACTACTTTCCTCAAGGTCATATTGAGCAG GTTGAAGCATCGACGAATCAGGTTGCTGATGATCAGCAAATGCCAGCTTATAATCTCTCTCCGAAAATCCTCTGTCGTGTGGTTAATGTTCAATTGAAG GCTGAACTGGATACAGATGAAGTGTTTGCTCAAGTCATTTTGCTTCCTGAAACTCAA CAAGATGTGGAgttggtggaggaggaggatttgCCGCCTCTGCCTGCACGTCCTCGGGTGCATTCCTTCTGTAAGATGCTTACAGCGTCGGATACAAGCACTCATGGTGGATTTTCAGTATTGAAACGGCATGCTGATGAATGCCTACCTCCATTG GACATGTCCCTACAACCTCCAGTGCAGGAGTTGGCAGCCAAAGATTTGCATGGAAATGAGTGGCGTTTCCGCCATATATTTCGAG GTCAACCACGAAGGCACCTTCTTCAAAGTGGCTGGAGTCTCTTTGTCAGTGCCAAAAAGCTCGTGGCAGGagatgcttttatttttcttag GGGTGAAACTGAAGAGCTTCGTGTAGGGGTAAGACGTGCCCTGAGACAGCCAAGCAAAATCCCTTCTTCTGTAATATCTAGTCACAGCATGCATATTGGTATCCTTGCAACTGCATGGCATGCTGTTTCAACAGGATCAATGTTCACTGTCTATTATAAACCAAG GACTAGTCCTGCGGAGTTTATTATTCCAGTTGACAAATATATGGAGTCTGTCAAGATCAACTACGCTATAGGGATGAGATTCAAAATGAGATTTGAAGCAGATGACGCTCCTGAGCAAAG GTTCTCTGGCACTGTGATTGGAGTTGAAGAGGCAGATCCAAAGAAGTGGCCTCGCTCAAATTGGAGATGCCTCAAG GTTCATTGGGATGAAACTTCTCCTGTTCACCGTCCAGACAGGGTTTCCCCTTGGAAAGTAGAACCTGCTTTGGCTCCTTCTATGGATCCCGTTTCTGGGTGCCGATTGAAAAGGCACCGTCCAAACACGGTGACATCATCTGCAGACTCCTCTGCTCTTACCAAGAAAG ATAACGGTCCTTCAAGACACATGCAACATCAAGAAATCTTGACCTTGAGAAACACACCCACTGGGAAGAATTACTCGGACAATAGTCACAATCCTCCATGGGTTCTATCTCAAG GAACTGGAACCCTGCTTAAATCTTATGAATCCAGTCGCCCTTTCTTTGGGCTGTACTCTGATGATGTTGACCAACCCAGTAAGCTTACTTCAGATGAAAAAAGCATGTTCAACTGGCATTCAGCTCCCATGATGTACACAGGCCACCCATTTAACATTTTGGCATCTAGCATGGAAGCGCAGGCGGCAAAAGATAAAGATACACAACAACAGCATGGAAGCCGGTTCTTGCCTTTTCCATATGCAGACAGTTCTCCTCATCCATCGAGATCTAAACCACAGCATCTTCCTTTTCAACAATGTAATGAGAGAACAGCTAAAGATGATAATTACAAACTTTTTGGTGTCTCCCTTTTTGGGAATTCTAAGGCGCTGGAACCAGCCACTATTCACAGGCACTCCGCGGATAAACCACAACATCAAATCAATGTTGCATCAGATCATCTACAATTGTTGGGTTCTGATAGATATTTGGAGCAATTAAAGCATCCAAAGAATGCTAGATGTGAGGAACAAGAGAACATTTTCCAAGCCTCTTCTTTATATTCAAAAGATGTCCAGGGCAAGCCTGAGGGTGGTTCAGCAAGAAGATGTGTAAAG GTTCACAAGCAGGGGACTGCTGTAGGGAGGTCTCTGGACCTGGCAAAGTTTAACGGCTACAATGAATTGACAGCAGAACTGGATCAGATTTTTGAATTCAATGGTGAATTAGTTGCTCCTAACAAAGATTGGCTGATTGTTTTTACTGATGATGAGGGTGATATGATGCTTGTAGGAGATGATCCCTGGCA GGAATTCTGTAGCATGGTCCGCAGGATCTTTATCTATACTAGAGAGGAGATAAACAGGATGGAGCCACGTTCCCTGAATCTTGAAGCCGAGGGAAATTCACGAAGTACAGACCAAATGGTTGATTTGGAAAATCGAATTTCGAAGCATCTTCCAGCTGTGAGTCCCTCGGAGTGTCAAGGCTTGTGCTACATGACTGGCAGCAAG GTAATGAGGCCGGAAAGGTGA
- the LOC118054429 gene encoding auxin response factor 2B isoform X1 has protein sequence MELRAGAGVFRWLAKVPMIIDNDFLSFSFDFFRFYWIIAVVVLARVGSEDALYKELWHACAGPVVTVPRQGELVYYFPQGHIEQVEASTNQVADDQQMPAYNLSPKILCRVVNVQLKAELDTDEVFAQVILLPETQQDVELVEEEDLPPLPARPRVHSFCKMLTASDTSTHGGFSVLKRHADECLPPLDMSLQPPVQELAAKDLHGNEWRFRHIFRGQPRRHLLQSGWSLFVSAKKLVAGDAFIFLRGETEELRVGVRRALRQPSKIPSSVISSHSMHIGILATAWHAVSTGSMFTVYYKPRTSPAEFIIPVDKYMESVKINYAIGMRFKMRFEADDAPEQRFSGTVIGVEEADPKKWPRSNWRCLKVHWDETSPVHRPDRVSPWKVEPALAPSMDPVSGCRLKRHRPNTVTSSADSSALTKKDNGPSRHMQHQEILTLRNTPTGKNYSDNSHNPPWVLSQGTGTLLKSYESSRPFFGLYSDDVDQPSKLTSDEKSMFNWHSAPMMYTGHPFNILASSMEAQAAKDKDTQQQHGSRFLPFPYADSSPHPSRSKPQHLPFQQCNERTAKDDNYKLFGVSLFGNSKALEPATIHRHSADKPQHQINVASDHLQLLGSDRYLEQLKHPKNARCEEQENIFQASSLYSKDVQGKPEGGSARRCVKVHKQGTAVGRSLDLAKFNGYNELTAELDQIFEFNGELVAPNKDWLIVFTDDEGDMMLVGDDPWQEFCSMVRRIFIYTREEINRMEPRSLNLEAEGNSRSTDQMVDLENRISKHLPAVSPSECQGLCYMTGSKVRDASTWIPKP, from the exons ATGGAATTGCGAGCAGGGGCTGGAGTTTTCCGGTGGCTTGCGAAGGTACCTATGATAATTGACAatgatttcctttccttttcttttgatttttttaggttttactGGATTATTGCTGTTGTTGTTTTGGCTCGAGTAGGATCAGAAGATGCACTGTACAAGGAGCTATGGCACGCTTGTGCAGGTCCGGTAGTGACAGTGCCTCGCCAGGGAGAGCTTGTTTACTACTTTCCTCAAGGTCATATTGAGCAG GTTGAAGCATCGACGAATCAGGTTGCTGATGATCAGCAAATGCCAGCTTATAATCTCTCTCCGAAAATCCTCTGTCGTGTGGTTAATGTTCAATTGAAG GCTGAACTGGATACAGATGAAGTGTTTGCTCAAGTCATTTTGCTTCCTGAAACTCAA CAAGATGTGGAgttggtggaggaggaggatttgCCGCCTCTGCCTGCACGTCCTCGGGTGCATTCCTTCTGTAAGATGCTTACAGCGTCGGATACAAGCACTCATGGTGGATTTTCAGTATTGAAACGGCATGCTGATGAATGCCTACCTCCATTG GACATGTCCCTACAACCTCCAGTGCAGGAGTTGGCAGCCAAAGATTTGCATGGAAATGAGTGGCGTTTCCGCCATATATTTCGAG GTCAACCACGAAGGCACCTTCTTCAAAGTGGCTGGAGTCTCTTTGTCAGTGCCAAAAAGCTCGTGGCAGGagatgcttttatttttcttag GGGTGAAACTGAAGAGCTTCGTGTAGGGGTAAGACGTGCCCTGAGACAGCCAAGCAAAATCCCTTCTTCTGTAATATCTAGTCACAGCATGCATATTGGTATCCTTGCAACTGCATGGCATGCTGTTTCAACAGGATCAATGTTCACTGTCTATTATAAACCAAG GACTAGTCCTGCGGAGTTTATTATTCCAGTTGACAAATATATGGAGTCTGTCAAGATCAACTACGCTATAGGGATGAGATTCAAAATGAGATTTGAAGCAGATGACGCTCCTGAGCAAAG GTTCTCTGGCACTGTGATTGGAGTTGAAGAGGCAGATCCAAAGAAGTGGCCTCGCTCAAATTGGAGATGCCTCAAG GTTCATTGGGATGAAACTTCTCCTGTTCACCGTCCAGACAGGGTTTCCCCTTGGAAAGTAGAACCTGCTTTGGCTCCTTCTATGGATCCCGTTTCTGGGTGCCGATTGAAAAGGCACCGTCCAAACACGGTGACATCATCTGCAGACTCCTCTGCTCTTACCAAGAAAG ATAACGGTCCTTCAAGACACATGCAACATCAAGAAATCTTGACCTTGAGAAACACACCCACTGGGAAGAATTACTCGGACAATAGTCACAATCCTCCATGGGTTCTATCTCAAG GAACTGGAACCCTGCTTAAATCTTATGAATCCAGTCGCCCTTTCTTTGGGCTGTACTCTGATGATGTTGACCAACCCAGTAAGCTTACTTCAGATGAAAAAAGCATGTTCAACTGGCATTCAGCTCCCATGATGTACACAGGCCACCCATTTAACATTTTGGCATCTAGCATGGAAGCGCAGGCGGCAAAAGATAAAGATACACAACAACAGCATGGAAGCCGGTTCTTGCCTTTTCCATATGCAGACAGTTCTCCTCATCCATCGAGATCTAAACCACAGCATCTTCCTTTTCAACAATGTAATGAGAGAACAGCTAAAGATGATAATTACAAACTTTTTGGTGTCTCCCTTTTTGGGAATTCTAAGGCGCTGGAACCAGCCACTATTCACAGGCACTCCGCGGATAAACCACAACATCAAATCAATGTTGCATCAGATCATCTACAATTGTTGGGTTCTGATAGATATTTGGAGCAATTAAAGCATCCAAAGAATGCTAGATGTGAGGAACAAGAGAACATTTTCCAAGCCTCTTCTTTATATTCAAAAGATGTCCAGGGCAAGCCTGAGGGTGGTTCAGCAAGAAGATGTGTAAAG GTTCACAAGCAGGGGACTGCTGTAGGGAGGTCTCTGGACCTGGCAAAGTTTAACGGCTACAATGAATTGACAGCAGAACTGGATCAGATTTTTGAATTCAATGGTGAATTAGTTGCTCCTAACAAAGATTGGCTGATTGTTTTTACTGATGATGAGGGTGATATGATGCTTGTAGGAGATGATCCCTGGCA GGAATTCTGTAGCATGGTCCGCAGGATCTTTATCTATACTAGAGAGGAGATAAACAGGATGGAGCCACGTTCCCTGAATCTTGAAGCCGAGGGAAATTCACGAAGTACAGACCAAATGGTTGATTTGGAAAATCGAATTTCGAAGCATCTTCCAGCTGTGAGTCCCTCGGAGTGTCAAGGCTTGTGCTACATGACTGGCAGCAAGGTTAGAGATGCATCTACTTGGATACCCAAACCATAA
- the LOC118054427 gene encoding uncharacterized protein: MVEAFFSTTQMDFDFAHHHSLSQSQSHPFMLLSGPPSCGKTSLLFQFAYNVALEAEDDRKVVFICHRSRIESAPPFLSQGIQPSSDIFKRIQMKYVEDDEGIKKYFAAFHLHDTFPLSVVVDDFGDFFYERKCQERYGNPRGRDLALVRILALCHNAVMSSNDKGHCKLLISDTHHGDSPRLLFLYKRWVPSIFTIKGDGNGSFLLKNYSNVGSDNTEKRKIAKYSLVYQRLLLEGIIEDEEIDNHAVVSASVEQLIAAK, encoded by the exons ATGGTGGAGGCATTCTTCTCTACGACCCAAATGGACTTCGACTTTGCTCACCACCACTCCCTGTCCCAGTCGCAGTCCCACCCATTTATGCTTCTTTCCGGGCCTCCTTCCTG CGGGAAAACGTCTCTACTTTTCCAGTTCGCTTACAACGTCGCGTTAGAAGCTGAGGATGATCGCAAAGTGGTCTTCATATGTCACCGTAGCAGGATAGAAAGCgcccctccttttctttctcag GGTATTCAACCGTCTTCTGATATCTTTAAACGCATTCAAATGAA GTATGTGGAAGACGATGAAGGAATCAAGAAGTATTTTGCTGCATTCCACCTGCATGATACATTTCCTCTATCTGTGGTTGTTGATGATTTTGGAGACTTTTTCTATGAAAG GAAATGCCAAGAGAGATATGGTAATCCTCGTGGAAGAGACTTAGCACTGGTTCGGATTTTAGCTTTGTGCCACAATGCAGTAATGTCCTCAAA TGACAAAGGACACTGCAAGCTTTTGATCTCTGATACACACCATGGAGACTCCCCGAGGTTGCTCTTCCTCTATAAAAGATGGGTTCCATCCATTTTCACGATCAAAG GTGATGGCAATGGATCATTTCTTCTAAAAAATTACAGCAACGTGGGAAGTGACAACACCGAGAAAAGGAAGATTGCGAAGTACTCGTTAGTTTATCAGCGTCTGTTGTTGGAAGGGATAATTGAGGATGAGGAGATAGACAATCATGCTGTTGTTAGTGCTAGTGTAGAGCAATTAATCGCCGCCAAATGA
- the LOC118054426 gene encoding inactive leucine-rich repeat receptor-like protein kinase CORYNE, with translation MEKRRYSIRVSNSKVTASLLFLFVLCLCYASVQCQESSKVTPPSPSTPTQSKNGLKRILVSIFLGVLTGLIGAVVFAFVVRFLVRYMKRTPILKGPVIFSPKITPKSLQSALENENQLLGSSSNGKYYRTALDNGLTIAVKRFEPFEIGSPERQSKSVKRRIQQELEMLASLRHRNLMSLRAYVREPDRFSLVYDYVPTGSLEDAMNRVRENELQLGWEVRLRIAVGVIKGLRYLHFECAPQILHYNLKPRNVILDAEFEPRLADFGLAKLTPNLDRATSGYSAPECLQDCRYSDKSDVFSFGMILGVLLTGRDPTDPFFGESASGGSLGRWLRHLQQAGEAREALDKSLLGEEVEEDEMLMAVRIAVVCQSEMPADRPSSDELVPMLSQLHSF, from the exons ATGGAGAAAAGAAGATACAGTATTCGAGTTAGCAATAGCAAAGTCACAGCTTCACTGCTTTTTCTGTTCGTTCTTTGCTTGTGCTACGCAAGTGTACAGTGTCAAGAAAGTAGTAAAGTCACACCTCCATCACCTTCTACTCCAACCCAATCCAAGAATGGACTCAAGAGAATACTTGTAAGCATCTTCTTAGGAGTCTTGACTGGATTAATAGGAGCcgttgtttttgcttttgtagTCCGTTTCTTGGTCCGGTACATGAAGAGAACTCCGATTCTCAAAGGCCCAGTTATATTTTCTCCAAAAATCACTCCTAAAAGTCTTCAATCAGCTCTTGAAAATGAGAATCAATTGCTAGGTTCAAGCTCCAATGGAAAGTATTACAGGACCGCACTGGACAATGGGCTAACCATTGCTGTCAAGAGGTTCGAGCCATTTGAGATTGGCTCCCCTGAGAGGCAGAGCAAATCAGTCAAGAGAAGGATACAGCAGGAGCTGGAAATGCTAGCTAGTTTGAGACATCGGAATCTGATGAGTTTAAGGGCTTATGTTCGCGAGCCAGATAGGTTCTCTTTGGTTTATGATTATGTGCCAACCGGGAGTCTCGAAGATGCAATGAATAGAGTGAGAGAGAATGAGTTGCAACTCGGATGGGAAGTTCGGCTTCGGATTGCCGTTGGGGTTATTAAAGGGCTTAGGTATCTTCATTTTGAATGCGCCCCTCAGATTTTGCATTATAATTTGAAGCCCAGGAATGTGATTTTGGATGCTGAGTTTGAACCAAGGTTGGCTGATTTTGGACTGGCTAAGCTTACGCCTAATTTGGATAGAGCTACGTCTGGATATAGTGCTCCTGAGTGTTTACAAGATTGCAG GTACTCGGATAAAAGTGATGTTTTCAGCTTTGGGATGATATTGGGTGTTTTGCTAACTGGGAGAGACCCTACAGATCCATTCTTTGGGGAATCAGCTAGTGGGGGTAGTTTGGGTCGTTGGCTTCGACATTTGCAACAAGCAGGGGAGGCGCGAGAGGCGCTTGACAAGAGTCTTCTTGGGGAAGAAGTTGAGGAAGATGAGATGCTTATGGCAGTGAGAATTGCTGTTGTTTGTCAATCAGAAATGCCTGCAGACAGGCCTTCAAGTGACGAGCTTGTCCCCATGCTATCCCAACTGCACAGTTTTTAA